GGCTCCCCAATGCAGCAGGgttccctggagctggggaaggccTCACCTGCCGTGTGAATTTGTATCCACACTCAATGCACTCAAACTTCCTCACTCCCTTGTGCCGGCGAACATGGACACGCAGCTGTTCTACCGCTGGGAAGGGAAACGAGAGCCTgttggcagcagctccatgtcaTGGCAGCTCACAGCAATGCCAACCCACGCAGGGCaaggaggcagctcctgcagagcccccacGTTACCTTTGAATGTCTTGCCACAGATGTGGCAGAAGTGGGGCCGCCCCTCCTGGTGCCGGCTGGCCACGTGCCTCAGCAGCGGCCCCTTCTCCGTGAAACGCTGCTCACAGAACTCGCAGCTGAACGGCCGCTCCCCCGTGTGCGTCCGGTTGTGCTTGTCCAGACTCGCTGCCGTTAACGGGGGGAGACAGGGAGAGTGGCTGCTCAGGAGCACAGCCCATGCAcccccatcccaggggctgccaggctggCCGGGAAGGcaagagcagcacaaacagcCTACTCCAGCTAAGGGTCATGAGCAACACCAGCTTGTTCCCATTCTATGccatgagagcagagcaggtgacAGGAACATGCTTTTCTTAGTATCAGCCTGCACTCACAGGAGCTTGGCTTTGCCCCTGGGGAAGCTGCTGTCTGGGGTTCCTGGATGCTGGAGCCCTAACCCAGCCAGGGGTACCTTGTGTCCGGAAGGTCTTGCCgcagaggtggcactggaaGGGCTTCTCGCCGGTGTGCGTGCGCAGGTGCATGTTGAGGTTGGCTTTCTGTGTGAAGGCGTGGTGGCAGAACTCACACACGTAGGGCCTCTCATTCCTGTGGGCAGAGAAGTGTCACTGGCACCTCTGCCAGCTTCAGCCCCTGTGGGTCTCAGCCCAGCACCTCTGTGAAGAGGGTGACTTTCAGCCCACCCCCAGGCCTGGGgactgcagccaggagagctaAGGTGACATTAGAGAGGACACGGGTGACATTGTACCTGTGCTTGGCCTTGATGTGCATCTGGAGGCCGTTGCGGCTCGAGGCCCTGTGCCCACACTCCTCACACACAAACAGCTTCTCCCCACGGTGCTTGAAGGCCTCGTGCAGGCGCAGCTCTGTCCGGGACAGAAAGCACTTGGAGCAGGTTGAGCACTGCAAGGCCACAGGAGAGGAGGGTGTTAGGGTTGGGGTACACCCACCCCAGACCCACTCACACCCAGCCtttccccagctgctccagggaccTCCCTGTGGAAGCCaaggcagcacccccagctcatGACACCCAGTAAGATGGGACAGCCCAACAGAGATGAAGTGCTGGTCAGTGCTTGGATCTgtgggctgctcctgcacccaACAGAGCCCATTTCCAGTAGCTCTGTGCCCCACCCCTCACTGACAGAGCCAATGCTGTGCCATTCCTTAGACCAGGTCCACACTCAGGATCCCACCCTCCCCAAAACCTCCGGTCCCTACCGCATGGGGCTTGGGGGCACCGTGCAGCTTTATCATGTGGCTCTGCAGGTCCTTCTTCTGCATGAACTGCTGTGAGCACGAGGAGCACTGCGAGACAGGAGAATGGGGTCAGCTTCCAActgccagggagcagaacaCAGATTCCTGGTACAGCCATGGGAAGCCTTTGGCTGTGGTGCTTCCCTGGATCACGTTTTGGTTCAGAGACAGGGAACAACCCTAAGTGGGCTGTCATGGACCAGAGAAGGGAACTGGTGCACTCAGCTCTTgatgggctgggctgccctAGAAGGGAAAGGCCTGTCCTTGCTCCGTGCCAGTGTTTATAGGGATGCTGGATTCATGCCCTGCTGACCTTGTATGGCATCTCCCCAGTGTGTGACACCATGTGCAGCCGCAGCTCCATCCGCCGCTTGAACACCTCTGGGCAGGCCGAGCACGTGAACACCTGTGAGAGatggggtggtgttggcttcCACAGGACCAGAGCCTCACCTGGAGCCCACAGCTcagcctcctgcccagcacatgGCACTGGCACCCAGCTACAGCATTGAACCCACACCCACAGGAGCCAAATCTTTTACAGTACAGAGTCCCGGTGTGCTGAAACACAagtgagggctgtgctgtgtaTCAGGTGtgagtcccagccacaggggcCCTGGCTGTGGGGGTCCCAGCCATGGAACACGTGCCACACGGTGCTGGCAGGGTTCTGTTTGGAACTGGGACTGGCAAAAGGTTTCAACTCCCCTGCTGCAcactccagcccagcagggcagctcctgggcgTACCTGTTCCGATCGGTTCATGCAGTTCCTGGCTTCGTGTTCCAGGAGATTCTCTTTTCTAAAGTAACATTTGCCACACTTGGAACACTCAAATGGCTTCTCTCCAGTGTGTTTCCTTGGGGTATGCAAATACAGAATCCCATCACTGCCTGTCAACAGCATCTGCACAAACAGGCCCAGGAGGTCACAGGGAAGGGTGAGGTGGGTAATGCCCcccaccccagcagtgctgctatTCACAGCTGCCCAAAAGCTGCTCTTATGACACTTTTTAGTCCCCTCAACAGCACAGCTGTCAGTGCCCACTGTGCTCCACAGAACACCATTTCTGCAGGGCCAAGATTCTTCCCCAACACAAGTGAAGCAAAGATTGAGCTCTCACTGCAGGGCCATGCCCTGCACTCAGTGATCCACCCTGGAGCTCCTCACAGAGCCCAGCCGTGTGTCTCCAGCACTCcccaccagcccagggcactcTCAAAGCCCAGGAGAATTTGCCATTGcccacctgcagctggagcagcccccaAGGAGCCCCTCACATGGCCTTCCTGAGCCACAGCTCAGGACAgtcactgcagctctgggatgctTTTCATTGACATATAACCCTCCCCCAGGCCAGAGCGACCCCAGGGGCAGAACAGACCCTCCTTGGCCACCCCGGGGGATGCCGAGGTGATGGGACAAGCTGGCAGAACCGAAGCCGCCCTTTCCCCCACCCCGGGAAGGGGCAGAGCCGTGGGGACAGCACGTCCCCCCGCGCGCAAGGGGAAGGAGAAGCCGGAGCGTTTACCTGTTGTGCACTTTAAGGTAATATTTGCTGAGGAACGTTTTATGACATGTGGGGCACTCGACCGGCACCGCTGTACCTTTTCTGCTCCCCGGCGCCTTTCCCGGAGCGGGGGGGCTCTTTTTGCTCCGCAGCACCTTCTCCTCGGGAGGGGGCTCGGCGTCGCCgtccccccgcccgccgccacCCACCGCCGCCTCCTCCGGGGCTGAGGGGGAGCCCTGCGAGGGAACAGCGGCGTCaccgcgccgcccccgccgggccccggccccgccgtcCCCCTCCCGCTCCCCTCACGCACCGCCTGCCCGCCGGGCTGCGGGGCCGCCGCGGGCTCCGGGCGGGCGGTGGCGGCGacggcggcggcgcggcggggccgcgggcggaAGGCGCGGCACAGCGCCACGGCGTCGGGCACGCCGAGCTGCTCGGCGGCCGCCAGCAGGCGGGCGCGGTTGTGCGCCGTGAGCGCCAGGCGCCCCGTGTAGAAGAAGTcgagcagcagctggaaggtgTCGGCGAGGCCGTCGGGCAGCGCCACGGGCCCGCCGGGGCCGCGCGCGCGGAAGAAGCGGGAGCAGCTGGCGAGCACCGGCCAGTGCGCGCGGAACTCGCGGCCGCCCACGCCGAGCGTCGCGTCGCAGAACTGCCCGGCTGCGCGCTGCCGGTTCAGCTCCCGCAGCACCCGCACGCTgtgcgccgccgccgccgccatggccGCGCACCGGAGCCCGCCGGCATCCGCCACCGCCGGACGTGGCGTCAGCGGGCGCCGGCAGTGACGCCGTGAgggccggggcgggccggggccaAGCGTCGGTCTCCGCGGCGGAGTAGGCGCGATGCGGGATGAGCCCCGCGGCTCAGGCGGCGGCCAGGCGGCGCGTGTACTCCTGGATGACCATCTGGAAGTGTTCGGCCGTGTTTTGGTGCGGCCGCAGCAGGATGACGAAGGCCCGCGGCACGAAGTACCCGCCCAGCAGCGCTGCGAGCGTGCCCAGCGTGCTGAGCACCCGCGCCACCGTCTCGGTCTGGCCGCGCAGCGCGCCCTGCGAGCAGAGCACGGCGGCCGAGCAGCCCAGGTGTAGCAGCAGGCTCACGGTGAGGCTCTTGGCCTCGTTGTAGGCGGCGGGAAGGTCGGTGCCCGCGTAGGTGAGCACGAAGCAGGCGGCGCTGAGCAGCAGCGTGTAGGCGGTGGTGGCGTCGGCCGCGGCGCTCTGGGCGCACTCCAGCACCACCCACTCGTCCCGCACGCCGTACTCCCGGCGCGGCACCGAGGGGCTGGCGGCCTCGATGGCCACGCACAGCGCCACTTGCGCCGCCGTGCTGGCGGCCACGAACAGCACCGGCCCCTGGCGCCGCATCCAGGCCTCGTAGAGCGCGGGGTAGCGCGCGTTCAGCTTGAAGATGCAGAGGATCTGGAAGGAGCGGGTCGCCACGCACGAGAGGAACACGGTGAAGCTGATGGCGAAGAGCGGCACCCGCAGCAGGCACGCCGCCTGCGAGGGCTCCCCGAAGTAGCagaagaggctgctgcaggtgcaggcCAGGGAGCCCAGCATGAGGAAACACGCGTTCCCGCCCGCGGACTTGACCACAGGTGTGGAGGCATTGAGGGCGAACAGGACAGTCAGCGCTGCTATGAGCAGCATGAGAAGAacagccagggccagcagcgcCCAGGAGAGGGGCTCGGACCAGGACAGGAACTCGGTGGTGCGGTTGAAGCAGACCTCACTCCCTGCTGGGGCCCACTCATCCAAGCCACAGGCCTGGCAGTCAAAGGGGTCTGTGGAGGACATGGACCCCTCACACACCTCGGACCCGGTAAGAGCTCTGCCACGGTGCAGGCCTGGCCcgcagctccctgggctctgctcagccatCACGCCTGCTCCTTCCTGTGGGCGCTCCCAGGCCTGGGGTAGCAGAGGGGGCTCTTCCCCAAAGACCCCCCAGCTAAAATTGGCCCCATGGACTCTCCCAAAATCCATGGCCCGGGCTGAGACAGGGGCTTGGCTGTGTGAGGCTCAGAGCCATGGGGGCTGTGGGTGGGAAGGAGCCCATGCATCAACAGTAACCTGGGAAggatctgcagcagctgctgttgaaTGGGACAGTACCATGTAGGGGGGCTTTctgctcccactgtccccagagctgcccctgcctaCTCCAAGGCCAAGGGTGTTGAGGCACTAGCTGCCAGGAAGGGGtttgttgttggggtttgttGTTGTGGCTGGTGATTCTGAGGCAGGAGACATTTCCATATGCCAGGTGCTGGTGATCATGTAGTGCGGAAGCCCCGTGTGCCATCTGGGGCACAAAGGAAAGCACTAGGTTGAATTTCCCTGGCAGAGGATGCGGTGCAGGGAACAGCTACCGGGCCGGACATCCCCCTTCCCCGGCCACAGGCAAAGGGGCTCTGTTTGCCCAGGTGGGCTCACCTGTGGGCAGTACTCCCCGGAAAGCACAGGGCATGGGCTTTGCATACCCACTGGTAGGCAAACAGGAGCCAGACCCACTGCCTTCAGGTCAGCTCAGAGGTTTTACTGACCACAGTAAAACTGTGAGAGGCTGGGAATGGTGAGACAGGAACAGGAGGTAGGATGTGGGCAGGGAAGGAATGGGCAGGAGCAGACAGTGTGGTGTACTGACCCGATGTGTTCAGGAAGGTTCCTGGTGGACAGGCCATGCAGCTGAAGCAGCATTTGTGgcggctctgctgcagcctcatcTCTCCTGGCTTACAGGCCTCGGAGCACACTGAGCTGGGAGCCTGCCGGGAGCACAGACAGAGTCAAGCTGACAAACAGCAGCACTCTGGCACCCCCCAATACTGCCTTGGCCTTCAGTTTTGCCCTGCTATGAGGAAACACCCCTGAACTGGTGGCATTGGGAAGCAGTGAGCTCAGAAGTGAGCAATAAATAAGACCTGGGTGCAGAACAGTACCTTGCCGTCTTCTGTGTTCCACAGGATTTTGCCTGGGTCGATGCTCAGCCTGTCAGGGTTCACACGGAATGTTCCTATCACATCAGAAGCCCACTTTGGGCCCAGCCACTTCCACATGACAATGTCAAAGCCTTTATGAATGTCCCCGTGGTCATCGAAAGAGATTCGGCTCTTGTTCAGGGTGAAGTTTACTTGCCTAATCTTTTGTAGGAGCTGTAAAAGAGAAGAGTAAGAGAGAAGTCCTTCCAATGGCACGACTCCTGCCATTGGAGGGAGATGTGCTGGAGGATGCTtttctctgtcctgcaggtgcTTTCAAGCCCCCCAACATCTGCAGGAAATCCCATCCAGTGAAGGGGTGGTAGTAGAGGAACAAGTGACCTAGGATGGAGTCTAAGTCTAGGTCTTGGCTGCTCTGTCTGTGAAGGGCAGCTGAAGTCCACAAGGGTCTTCAGCTGGGATTTGAGCCTTTGGGAAAGACCAGAAACCTTTGTGCACAAtggaaaaatccttccctgtgggAAAGGATCCTCATGGATCTTCTTCCACGAGGTTGCTCTTACCTGCCAGGGATAGACAATGCCTTTGCTGCAGGCCCCCGAGGCACAGCCTAGCAGGTCGTGGAGGCCATGGGCCACGGCATACACGGCTGAGTACACGCTGAAGGAGCCTTGAGCATCGTATAAGTCAAGGGCGGTGGTGAGCGCGCGGCAGCCGGCGCAGCGCTGCATGCAGTCCGGCcgtgtgctccctgcagagtgCCTGCCCgcctctgcactgctgccacgCTCAGCCACAGCGCCTTCCTCCCACAGCTTCCAGGCCTCAAAGCGCTCCAGCATCGTGGGCTCTGGCTTCTCTACTGCCATCCCAATCACCGAACCGACGGTCTGGATGCCAGGTACCTGCCAGATAGCTCGAGCCAACGACCAGTCTTCAGAGGCCACCCACACCATGTCTGTGATGTTCTTCTGGACCACCACCTCAAAGAACGGCACAACGCTTCCTCTGGTGGAGAACACGATAGTGACATTGACCTTGACATCTGTGAGGATTCGGACCAGGTTGTGAAGCTCCGGGTTGCTGGCATCTGAATTGGCGGGGAGGGTGCCTCGGTAGGCCACGCACACGTTGCTTGcagtcagcagctcctgcaggccatCCAGGCCAACCCTGCCATAGGTGTCATcgctgcccagcagcaccacccaGGTCCAGCCAAAGCGCTGCAGCAGCGAGAAGATGGCCTTCACCTGCTGCCTGTCACTGGGGATGGTGCGCAGGAAAGAGGGGTACAGCCGCTTCAGGCTCAGCAACTCCGTGGAGGCTTCGTAGCTGATCTGCAACGAGAGCCAGGGGAAAGGGGGATGCACTGTCCTAGGCAGCTGCTATCCTGAGAGCTAATGGCACAGGCAGCTTATCCTGGGAAGACttggagctgggcaggcagtggaCCCAGTGCCAAGCGTGCTGAAGCAGGAGAAAGCTGTGATGGATGGCAAGCCAGCCCACTGAAAGATCTGCCTAGGAAAGATCCCGtgacagcacacacagaggggCTGCATTACCAGCTCTACCAGGCTCCTCAGGTCTGAGCCTACCCTCTCTGAAACCATCACTCCTTGGGATCCCTGGTTTTCATCAGCCATAGAAGGTGCACTTACCTCTGGTACAAGAAAGAGACTGAGAACAGCGGCTGTGGTGAGGGACAGCTGGGTACTGTCAGGGCCAATGACGGCCACAGCCTGGGGTTCATAGTGTTGGAAACTGGGGAGCACCTGGACATCCTGCCTGCCTTTGCGAGCCAGGGCGCACAGCGTGGCGTGGAAGTTGGTAGAATCAGAGCAGGTGTCGTAGATTTCATAGCCCAGAGTGACATTAGGGAGCAGCGTGGTGGAGTTGTTGATCTCCTCCACAGCGAAGCGCAGGGCCTGGGCCAGGCAGTAGCCGTGGTTCTTGAAGGTGGCGCTACGGAATCGAGAGTGGTTGTTAGGGAGGACAGAGCGCGCTGGGGGCGCGGGCAGCGCGGGCACTCACTCGTCGCAGCCGCGCACGAGCAGTCTGGTGTCGTCGCGGCGCGCCGCGGCGTGCAGCGGGAACAGCCCGGCCAGGCGGTGATCGCCGCGGAGGCTGAacgaggaggcggcggcggcagccGCGCAGAGGCACAGGCGGAGCAGCGCGGGCGGCAGCATGGCGGGGTGGTCCCGCACTGTGCGGGCGGCTCTTAacggggcggcggcggcgggcggggcctCACACCGGGCGAGGCGGGGCCGGCCGAGGGGCGGCCCCGGGAGGCGGAGGAGGCTCGGCGGTCATGCCCGCGCGGCGCAGCCGCCCCCGCCGGGCTTCGGCCCGTGCCCTGGCCCGCGCGAGCCGGGCGGAGGCGGCCTGGCGGGAGTTCGCCGCCTCCTTCACTCGCATCGGGATGGTGCCGCCGGCCGAGCCGGGGCTGGTGGCCGTGGAGGCGGCGGAGGGCACggccgtgctgctgctggagccgcGGCAGGTGAGCAGCGCCCACCGCGCGCTGAGCGCGCCGCGCCCCGCACCGCCTGACCGCCCGCTCTGTCCTGCAGGCGCTGACCTTCACCGGGAAGTGCCGCCTGCGCTGCCTCTATGGGGCCGTTCGCCTGCTGGGCTTCGCCGTGGCCTCGCACCACCCGGGACTGCCGGTCTTCTCGCCGGCCACGCACTGCGCGCTCAGCCTGGAGGCGCTGCCcggcgcccgcccgcccgccgccgccctccGCCAGCTgcgcgccgccgcccgcgccgccATGCGCTCGCACCGCGTCCGCCGCCGTGAGTGCGGGACGGGAgcgggcgcggggcgcgggcgggcgCCATTTCACGGGCGGTGCGGGGAGCGGCCATTTTGTGCGCGGGGCGCTGCGCAGCGGGTGGGTGCCATTTcgcgggcgggcgcggggctgAGAGTGATGATGGCGGCACTCGGCTCTTTCAGCGGCGCGGGTGAAGGTGATGGCTCGGTTCTCTCCCGACTGCGccgtggtgctgctggagcacttGGACACGCCGGTGACGCGGTTCCTGCTGAGCCACCCGCCGCTGTCGCGGTTTTTCGAGCCCCAGGTGAGGCGGCGCGGTCGGTGCGTGCTGCGCCCTGTGCCGTCCCCGCACCGCCCATGCAGAGCCAGCGGCGGCCGCCCCTGTCGGCGCTAGGCCGTGGCCTCACACAGCCCGTGCTGAGCGCTCACCCTCTCGCCTAGAAAAAGGAGGAGTCAACCTTCACTCCAGAGCACGCGGTCCTGGCGTCCGTGGGCATCGTGAAGTGCAGCCCCGACTGCGGGCTGCAGGTGTCGGAGACCATGTGCCTGGCGCTGGAGGAGCTGATCCAGGCCTGCTGTGGTGAGTGCAGGCATTTGGCCATATTGCGGCTTTGGTAGCcggaaaagaagaaaattcctGAGGCTTTTCATGAGTTAAAGTTGAGAGAGTGCCCTGACCGAAATATGTGTGCCAAAATGATGAAGTTAGGGAGGAGTATTCAACCGACCACTTGTATCTGTGAAGAGCACGGAGGAGGGATTGAATCAATCATGCTGATTGAGGGTCGAATTTTTCTTTATGAAGAACGTGCATCTGGAGCTTAGGCATTGCCTAGGGTGGGTCAGTGACACCAGCATCAGTCCAGTTCacactctgcttttctttctagaggaagatgaaggtgtccctgtggtGCTGGTGTGTGGCCCAAAAAACACTGGGAAATCAACATTCAACAGATACCTAATTAACCTGTTACTGAATCGGTGAGTCTTTCCATATTCTGCAAGCCTTTAAGTGCTACATGAGGTttaggagaaggaaaaaaaaataaaaacaaatgtttgaCAGGTCTCTCAGAAGAGCCATCAGAACTCAAAGGTGCATAGTTTTTAAACACAAACAGTAATTCCAAAAAACAGGTATTCTTGTCTTGAGTGATTTCAGAAAAGTTGCCTCCTGAACATTTCTGTTGAAATACTGTTAAATTGGAGTGTGTGAGCACACTGGGCACCAAGCAGTTTGGGTTCAGTAGGAGAGTTACAATGCTTAGAAATGCACCATGAATGTGGTTGAGGGAAGGAGGGATTTTATTAATGAATTTTAGCTTTGCAACCTGGAACAAAATCTGATTGGTCTTCCGATGTGTTCAGGCCATGTAGTTCTTTTGGGGGATGCTAGCACCCAgtctctctccctgcagccttcctgTGGTGGAGTACATGGAGTGTGACATTGGCCAGACAGAATTCACTCCGCCCGGGTGCGTGTCCCTGAGCAGCGTCACGGAGCCAGTTCTGGGTATGTGTTCTGCTCCTTCTGTGGTTACAGAAACCTGTTCCGTTTCTGAAATGAACAGGGTGTTCTGGGCAGAGGCTCTGCttcagaggaagctgctgccacagctgtcGGAGTTTCCTGGGGAGAGTAAACCAAGGGCTGTTCAAGATTTCTTGTAGGGACATTTAAGCTCCCTGGGTAAGGTGGAGCTGTTCTTCTGCTTTAAAGAAACATGATGTCGTAGAGGTGATAGTACATGCTAAGGTGTATCAAAGGGGATGTTCTGCCTTTCAGATCTGAAAGGTCTCCTTGGGAAAATCTGTGTCTGTAGATAAAACTTGAGAAATCCAAAGTGGATCTGCACAGATTGGGGCTGCTGTGATGAGTGTAAAAAACAGAATCGAAGAAACTGCTGGAGTTTGTAGTCATGCAGATTTGTATTACTGTCTAAAAGGATGTTGTCAGGCTGGTTTACTGTTTAACCAGTTTGTCATACACTGTTCTTTAAAGATTTGCAAGTGTGTAAGCAGTGATTTCAAACAAAAAGCCACACCCAGTATTAACCcgaaacaaacaaaacttcccAGCCTGCAAGTGACCAACCAGTTTCCCCTACTTGCCGGCTGTGCAAGGACAACTGGCATGTGGGAGGAGTGTGGATTATTTCAGGAGAGGAGGCATGTGGGTGCTCAAGGATGGGAATGTTTTGGTTTGTCCTGGGGAAGGCACTGGATGTTTGGTGCTCTCTTTGCCAGGTCCCCCCTTCACTCACCAGCAGATGCCCAGTAAGATGGTGTATTATGGGCAGACCAGCTGTGAGCAGGACACAGAGAGGTACCTTGATGTTGTGAAATACGTATTCAGCTACTACAAGAAGGAAGTGCCTCTAATCATCAACACCATGGGCTGGGTGAAAGGTAAACGGGGTCAATCTGCTCTGGAGAGGTGTGGGAGGGAGGTAACGGTGGCACAGCACCACGTGGAACAACAATTCACAGCATGTCCACCCTGAGCTAACACTGCTGTGCCACCTGTTGCAGTAGTAGCAGCAGTTGTGTGTTTGCTGTGCTCCTGAAGGTgaagggctgctgctcctcattgATCTCATCCGGCTGTTGTCACCCAGCCACATTGTTCAGATGGACATGTGTGACTCGAAGGTCATGCCCCCGCTGACGTCTGAGCACATCCACTTCAGCGCCGGGCTGCACACCAAGGGCAAGCAGCAGTCCAAGTGCAAGCAGCTGGGAGTGGGCAGCATGGAGAGCTGGAAGTGCCCTGAAGGGGAGGACGTGTCAGCTCCACAGCACAAGCTGCTCTATGTCCACCCAGAGTTCCCTCGGGCAGGGGTGGCAGGTGAAGTGTAAGTAGGATGTTGAGTGCTCTGTGAGGTCTGAACAGAAGAACCACACATTGTCCTTGACACGGGGCTGTTCTTGCAGGCGAGTGCACAGCAGCATCCTGCGTGACATGTCCATCCTGGGATACCTGGGGCACCTGCAAAGCCCGGACATTGGGGCAGTGCTCCctctgcacagcctggtgcCATATCAGGTAAAGGAGCTTTTTGCTATGGGGAATGTGCACAGAGCCCAGCTTGAAGTGATGGGCAATTCTGTTCCTACTGCATACGTTTCTCAGGAGAGGGACAAACACTGTATTCAGGGTTCCTGAAAGCCAGGCTTCTGTCAAGCTGCTGGCATGGCACgtgtgtgctctgtgtcctgcaTGTGCCCCTGCCATAGTGCCAGTGTGTAGGTGTGGTGTGGGAGTGTGCAGCATCTTATCTCTGAACTCCAACTCAATCCATGTGGAGCTGATGAGcacttttctctcttctct
This genomic interval from Melospiza georgiana isolate bMelGeo1 chromosome 22, bMelGeo1.pri, whole genome shotgun sequence contains the following:
- the NOL9 gene encoding polynucleotide 5'-hydroxyl-kinase NOL9, whose translation is MPARRSRPRRASARALARASRAEAAWREFAASFTRIGMVPPAEPGLVAVEAAEGTAVLLLEPRQALTFTGKCRLRCLYGAVRLLGFAVASHHPGLPVFSPATHCALSLEALPGARPPAAALRQLRAAARAAMRSHRVRRPARVKVMARFSPDCAVVLLEHLDTPVTRFLLSHPPLSRFFEPQKKEESTFTPEHAVLASVGIVKCSPDCGLQVSETMCLALEELIQACCEEDEGVPVVLVCGPKNTGKSTFNRYLINLLLNRLPVVEYMECDIGQTEFTPPGCVSLSSVTEPVLGPPFTHQQMPSKMVYYGQTSCEQDTERYLDVVKYVFSYYKKEVPLIINTMGWVKGEGLLLLIDLIRLLSPSHIVQMDMCDSKVMPPLTSEHIHFSAGLHTKGKQQSKCKQLGVGSMESWKCPEGEDVSAPQHKLLYVHPEFPRAGVAGEVRVHSSILRDMSILGYLGHLQSPDIGAVLPLHSLVPYQVPFNAVALRVIHTDVAPSNIMYAVNASWVGLCCIPEEVRCQSEGPVLLTQTPICDCLGFGIVRGVDMEKKLYHILTPVPPVNLRLVNCLLLGNIAIPNCVLVGQQGIEGEIPYVTSDYNYSIMGSGKLRKRKQHLKRRFECDYP
- the ZBTB48 gene encoding LOW QUALITY PROTEIN: telomere zinc finger-associated protein (The sequence of the model RefSeq protein was modified relative to this genomic sequence to represent the inferred CDS: deleted 2 bases in 1 codon), whose product is MAAAAAHSVRVLRELNRQRAAGQFCDATLGVGGREFRAHWPVLASCSRFFRARGPGGPVALPDGLADTFQLLLDFFYTGRLALTAHNRARLLAAAEQLGVPDAVALCRAFRPRPRRAAAVAATARPEPAAAPQPGGQAVREGSGRGTAGPGPGGGGAVTPLFPRRAPPQPRRAAVGGGGRGDGDAEPPPEEKVLRSKKSPPAPGKAPGSRKGTAVPVECPTCHKTFLSKYYLKVHNRKHTGEKPFECSKCGKCYFRKENLLEHEARNCMNRSEQVFTCSACPEVFKRRMELRLHMVSHTGEMPYKCSSCSQQFMQKKDLQSHMIKLHGAPKPHACSTCSKCFLSRTELRLHEAFKHRGEKLFVCEECGHRASSRNGLQMHIKAKHRNERPYVCEFCHHAFTQKANLNMHLRTHTGEKPFQCHLCGKTFRTQASLDKHNRTHTGERPFSCEFCEQRFTEKGPLLRHVASRHQEGRPHFCHICGKTFKAVEQLRVHVRRHKGVRKFECIECGYKFTRQAHLRRHMEIHDRVENYNPRQRKLRNLIIEDEKDVMVVLQPPPELEVGSAEVIVESLTRGSLPEEVPAQKLCSNENFSPADVIEQSLIITTTIPEDCET
- the TAS1R1 gene encoding taste receptor type 1 member 1, yielding MLPPALLRLCLCAAAAAASSFSLRGDHRLAGLFPLHAAARRDDTRLLVRGCDDATFKNHGYCLAQALRFAVEEINNSTTLLPNVTLGYEIYDTCSDSTNFHATLCALARKGRQDVQVLPSFQHYEPQAVAVIGPDSTQLSLTTAAVLSLFLVPEISYEASTELLSLKRLYPSFLRTIPSDRQQVKAIFSLLQRFGWTWVVLLGSDDTYGRVGLDGLQELLTASNVCVAYRGTLPANSDASNPELHNLVRILTDVKVNVTIVFSTRGSVVPFFEVVVQKNITDMVWVASEDWSLARAIWQVPGIQTVGSVIGMAVEKPEPTMLERFEAWKLWEEGAVAERGSSAEAGRHSAGSTRPDCMQRCAGCRALTTALDLYDAQGSFSVYSAVYAVAHGLHDLLGCASGACSKGIVYPWQLLQKIRQVNFTLNKSRISFDDHGDIHKGFDIVMWKWLGPKWASDVIGTFRVNPDRLSIDPGKILWNTEDGKAPSSVCSEACKPGEMRLQQSRHKCCFSCMACPPGTFLNTSDPFDCQACGLDEWAPAGSEVCFNRTTEFLSWSEPLSWALLALAVLLMLLIAALTVLFALNASTPVVKSAGGNACFLMLGSLACTCSSLFCYFGEPSQAACLLRVPLFAISFTVFLSCVATRSFQILCIFKLNARYPALYEAWMRRQGPVLFVAASTAAQVALCVAIEAASPSVPRREYGVRDEWVVLECAQSAAADATTAYTLLLSAACFVLTYAGTDLPAAYNEAKSLTVSLLLHLGCSAAVLCSQGALRGQTETVARVLSTLGTLAALLGGYFVPRAFVILLRPHQNTAEHFQMVIQEYTRRLAAA